The DNA region AGAAGGATTACAGCAAATACTTTGATTTTAGCGGTGCAAAAGTGGTTAAACAAGAAGAAGGAAAAACTACTTATAGAATTACTGGGCGGGATATAACGATTAATGATGCTCCGAACCTGGCTGAAGGTAAACGTCGCGGTAAAGAACAAGTTAATTTTGTTAATGATTTTTCAATCCCTGAAGATTTTAAGGGTATGGGTAATGGGAGAAAATTCTTAATACGCACATACGGCTGCCAGATGAATGAGCATGATACCGAAATAATGGCAGGAATCTTTTTAGCTTTAGGCTATGAGCCGACAGATAACACAGAAGACGCAAATGTCATTCTTTTAAATACATGTGCTATTCGCGAGAATGCTGAGAATAAAGTCTTCGGTGAGCTTGGGCATCTAAAGTCCTTGAAATTAGAGAAGCCCGATTTACTTATCGGTGTTTGCGGGTGTATGTCACAGGAAGAATCGGTTGTTAGTAAAATTTTGAAAACCTATCAACAGGTTGACATGATTTTTGGTACACATAATATTCATCGACTGCCAAATATCTTGCATGAAGCATACATGTCAAAGGAAATGGTAGTTGAGGTATGGTCAAAGGAAGGAGATGTGATTGAAAACCTTCCTAAAGTCCGTCGCGGAAAAATTAAAGCGTGGGTTAACATTATGTATGGCTGTGATAAGTTCTGTACGTATTGTATCGTGCCATTTACACGCGGGAAAGAACGAAGCAGACTTCCAGGGGAGATTATCCAGGAAGTCCGCCAATTGGCTGCACAAGGCTACAAGGAGGTTACTCTTCTAGGCCAGAATGTAAATGCCTATGGGAAAGACCTGGAAGGTGTTAAGTATGGTTTGGGTGACTTAATGGATGAATTACGGAAGATAGATATACCGCGCATACGTTTTACAACCAGCCACCCGCGTGATTTTGATGACCATTTGATTGAGGTGCTTGCAAAAGGCGGTAATTTAATGAACCATATTCACCTGCCAGTTCAATCAGGATCAACAGATGTATTAAAAATCATGGCTCGTAAATATACAAGGGAACAATATCTTGAATTAGTAACTAAAATTAAAGCAGCGATTCCAGATGTATCGTTAACAACAGATATTATCGTTGGGTATCCAAATGAAACCGATGAGCAATTTGAAGAAACAATGTCATTATATCGGGAAGTGGGTTATGAACTCGCCTATACGTTTATTTACTCACCTCGTGAAGGTACTCCTGCGGCAAAAATGCAAGATAACGTGCCTATAGAAGTGAAAAAAGAACGTTTGCAGCGTTTAAATGCGTTAGTTAATGAACTCTCCTTAGAGGCAATGAAGAAGCATGAAGGTCAAATCGTTGAAGTTCTTGTCGAAGGGGAAAGCAAGAACAATCCAGAAGTGCTTGCAGGCTACACTACTAAAAGTAAGCTTGTAAACTTTGTTGCACCAAAAGAGGTAATTGGAAAAGTTGTCAAAGTGAAAATTACAGAAGCAAGAACATGGTCATTAAATGGAGAAATGGTGGAAGAACTAGAACCAGTAGAGGTGAAATAAAATGGCGAAATATACAAAAGACGATATCGTAGCACGGGCAAAAGAATTAGCAAACATGATTGCTGAGACTGAGGAAGTTGATTTCTTCAAAAGGGCAGAAGCGCAGATTCATGTTAATACTAAGGTGAGTACTTTAATTTCTGATATTAAAGGTTTGCAAAAGCAAGCTGTTAATTTACAGCATTATGGAAAACCTGAGGCCTTGAAGAAAGTTGAGAATAAAATTGCTTCTATTGAACAGGAATTAGACGAAATCCCTGTTGTTCAAGAGTTTAAGCAATCTCAAATAGAAGTAAACGAATTACTTCAACTTATTGCTACAACTATTTCTAATAAAGTAACCGATGAAATTATTGAATCTACAGGTGGAGACGTACTGCGCGGGGAAACAGGCGCGCAAGTAAAAAATGGCGGATCTTGCGGCGGTCACGACCACGACCACAACCACGATCATTAATAAACCAAACCAGGCTTATACAAATAAGCCTGGTTTTTTTATCTTTACAAAAAACCCAAAAAACCCTCTTTTCATTCCTTTACTTAAGTACATGCCTAATTGGAACACACCTAATAATCCCGCATAAAATGAATTATGACTAAACTTTTAACCAGTATTTGCAGAAATAAATCGCACACTAGTCTAAAATCACGCATAGGATGAAATGAAAATGAATGAGGAGGGTTCGCGCGAAATGGGAGAATACAGAGAGATAATTACGAAGGCCGTAGTAGCGAAAGGGCGTAAATTCACCCAGTCCAATCATACAATAAGCCCGGCACACAGTCCAACCAGCATTCTTGGCTGTTGGATCATCAACCATAAATATAACGCAAAGAAGGTAGGGAAAACAGTAGAGATTCATGGCTCTTATGACATCAACGTTTGGTATTCTTTTAATGATAATACCAAAACTGAAGTAGTCACTGAGCGTGTACAATATACTGACGTCATTAAGTTGAAATACCGTGACCATGATTGCTTGGACGATGATGAGATTTGTGCAAAAGTGCTGCAGCAGCCAAATTGCTGCGAAGCTGTCATCTCACCTAATGGCAATCGTATCATCGTTCATGTTGAGAGAGAATTCCTTGTGGAAGTAATCGGTGAAACCAAGGTATGTGTTGCGGTTAATCCTAAGGGCTGCTCATCGGACGATGAAGATTGGGGATTGGATGTAGACGACGAGGAATTTGAAGAACTCAACCCAGATTTCTTAGTCGGCAGTGAAGAAGAATAAACATACTAGGGAGTCTTGACTTCCTAGTTTTTTCTTTTTTATTTGTAATAAATTATGTATTTTATATTGGAATTTCAGCAATCTATTTTTAGGAGGTGTGCAAATGATGGAACCAAAACAGCCTGGAAATAAAAATATGCCTGATTTTGACCAATTAAATGATCGTTTTATTGCTGAGCAACCGTCGGAGCCTCATATTATTATTAAAACGAATCTTGACCCGGAAGATTCTACTGAAAATAACCCATACTATCATGGGACTGAAACCCAAAACCCAAAGGCATTTAAAGACTATTTTGATGAATAAAAGAAAACCAAGAGGATTATTCCTCTTGGCCTTTCTCCCATTCAGGTCTTAATAACGATAAAATATAGGTGTCATACAATTGATTATTTTGGTACATATAGGCGCGAAGTAATCCTTCATTAGTGAAACCAAATTTGTTTAAAAGAGTAAGGGAAGCCTCGTTTTCCGGGTAAACAACGGCACCAATTCGGAATAAAGCCAATTCTTCATAGCCATAACGCAGAACTTCTCTAATAGCCTCAGTTGTCAATCCCTTCCGCCAATAATACGGGTGAATTTCATAACCGATTTCGGCACGTTTATTATTTAACTGTAAGTTATTTAGCCCCAAGGTACCGATTAATTTATAATTGTGTTTTAAAACAATCCCCCAACGAATACCGCGTTTTTCAAAAAAGATTTTTTGAAATAAATCAATTAATTTTATTGCCTCACCGCGGGAAGTGAAGGGGTCGGTCCCATAGTATTTTGTCACTTCTTCGAGTGATAACACCTCAAACAAGCTTTCGACATGATTATATGTAATTTCAACCAACTTCAGACGCTGCGTTTCCAATGCAGGAAATTTCATGATATCCCCTCGCTTATCATTCCTTAAGGAAATTTGAAATATTATATAAAAAATACGGAATATTTTATCAACTCCTAGTGTATAACGGATGTATACTAAAATAAAGATTTTTTTCTGTACTGAGGTGTGAAAATGGAAATTGAGAGGTACACAAAATTAATTGGAAAAGAGTTGCTGCCACATATACAATTATTGACTCAAGGTCCTTTTGATCCGATTATTGTGGAAAACCATTCACACTCGTGGAAGACCATCGGAAGCGGCAATTATGCAGGGGTTTTTTCACATGATGCGAATCCAAAATGGGTGGTAAAGGTGTATGGAAGGAGTCCGGAAGCACTGAAGAAAGAAATAGAGGTATATGAAAAACTAGGAAAGCATTCAACTTTTTCAACACTAATTGGGTATGGAGAAAATTATTTGATATTAAAAAGAATCAAAGGTATTACTTTATTTAATGCTGTTGTAAAAGGCGTACCTATACCTGAATCCGTCATTAAAGATGTTGATAAAGGCTTAGATTATGCCAGGGGAGTGGGCTTGAACCCTTTTGATGTCCATGGAAAAAATATTGTCATGTTTGACGGGAGAGGTTATATTGTCGATGTTTCCGATTTCTATAAGCAAGGAACTTGCCGCAAATGGGCTGATTTAAAAAAAGCCTATTATAAAATTTATCGGCCATTTCTTTATAGATTCCACCCTTCTATTCCTTACTTCCTTCTAGATTTTGTTAGAAAAGGGTATCGATTATACAGGAAAATTAAAAAGGACTAATATTGATAAATTTCTGTAATATGCAAAGGCTTAAAACGCGTGTCCTTTTGTAACAAGGACACGCGTTTTTGATATGTGTTATATCTTTTTATATGCCAAATGAAGAAGATCTGCAAGTTCTCTCATCAACGGTCGCTTTGGATTGACATTTGTATCTGGATCATTAAAGGCATGAAGGGCTAATTCACATATTTTACTTTCAAATTCTGCTTGATCCACTCCGCATTCTTCCATACTCATTGGCATGTCTAATTCTTCTGCCAGACTGACAATTGCCTTAATAAGGCTTTCTACTCCTTCTTCAGTAGTCTTAGAAGGGAAACCAAGCATTTTAGCAAGCTCCGCATACCGCTCAGCGGCAATATAGTGGTCATATCCAGCGAACGGTGTGAATTTAGTAGGATTTTTTGCATTGAAGCGAATCACATGAGGTAAAAACAGTGAATTTGCACGTCCGTGTGCAATGTTGAACTCTGCTCCAACTGCATGGGCGAGACTATGATTAATACCTAAATACGCATTATTGAATGCCATCCCAGCCATGGTAGATGCGTAGTGCATTTTCTCCCGTGCCAGCTCATCCTCGCCGTTTCGGTAAGCCCTTGGCAGGTACTCAAATACTAGTTGAATGGCTTTAATGATCTGTCCATCGGAAAAGTCATTTGATACAACAGAGACAAAAGCTTCTATTGCATGGGTTAAGACGTCCATACCCGTATCGGCAGTAATATGCTTAGGAACAGTCATGACAAATTGCGGATCGATTATTGCTATGTCCGGTAATAGTTCGGGATCTGAAAGTGGGTATTTAATATTCCCCTGCTTATCAGAAATAACTGTAAATGATGTAACCTCTGATCCTGTACCAGAGGTGGTAGGTATGGCAATTAGCTTAGCCTTGCCACGCAGTTTCGGGAAGGTGACCACTCGTTTTCTTGGATTCAGAAACTTCTGTTTTAATGAGTTGAAGGCGGCTTCAGGCTGCTCGTAAAAAACCCACATGCCTTTTGCAGCATCCATTACAGAACCACCGCCAAGAGCGATAATGACATCCGGCTGTGAATTCCTCATTAACTCAGCACCCTTAATGACCGATTCAATGCAAGGGTCTGGTTCTACCTCTGAATAGACATCAAAGCGGATAAAGTCCGGTCGCTTTTTTAAGTAATGAAGCACTTTATCAACATAACCATTATTCATTGAAGACGGGCTAGTGACAATGAATGCTTTTTTGATACCAGGAATTAACTCTAAAGCTTGAACCGAGTTCTTTTTATAGTAAATTTGTGGCGGAGTCCTCAATACTTGTGCATTTACATTCCTTTTTGCCGCTTTCTTGATATTTATTAAGTTTAGAGCACCGACATTTGTTGATACAGAATTCCCACCATATGTACCGCAGCCGAGTGTTAGAGTTGGCAGAAAGTCATTATAAACGTTTCCGGTAGCCCCTTGGGCAGAAGGTGTGTTGACAAGAATTCGACCTGCCCTCATTTGTATTGCATACCGTTCAATAACCGCTTGATTGGCAGTGTGAATGGACGCTGTATGGCCAAGTCCTCCATATTCAAGTGTTTCTTCAGCAAACTTTAGTCCCTCCTCCAAGCTGTGCGCCTTATAACAGGCAAGTATAGGGCTTAATTTTTCACAGGAAAGCGGATACTTTGGTCCTACTCCATCTAATTCAACAACTAAAATCTTCGTTTCTAATGGTACTTCAATTCCAGCCATACCAGCAATTTTATACGCGGGTAACCCTACAACCGCTGGATTGAGAGAAAGGGTATCTTCCTTAATAGCGATTTTTTCTAATTTGAGTTTTTCCTCCTCATTAAGGAAGTAACAGTTGTTTGCAATCATTTCAATTACAACTTCTGTATAGATCTCTTTATCAATAATGAGTGCCTGCTCTGAAGCACAGATCATTCCGTTGTCATACGTTTTTGATAAAAGGAGGTCCTGGACAGAACTCTTAATATTGGCTGTCTTTTCAAAATAACAAGGCACATTTCCAGGACCAACACCAATTGCTGGTTTACCAGAGCTGTAGGCTGCCTTCACCATACTCGAGCCGCCTGTTGCGAGAATAAGGGAGACCTTTGGGTGTCTCATCAGCATATTTATGGCACTAAGGCTTGTGGTTTCAACCCACTGGATACAATTTTCCGGAGCTCCTGCTCTTATTGCAGCGTCTTTTAGTAATTTAGCTGTTGCTCTTCCTGAATGATGTCCCATAGGATGAAATGCAAAGATAATTGGATTTCTCGTCTTTAACGAAATAAGCGATTTATAGATAACCGTGGAAGTTGGGTTTGTAACAGGAACGAGTGCAGCAATAACGCCAACAGGCTCAGCAATTTCAAAGGTTCCTTCAAGCTCATTCTTACTTATAATACCAACTGTTTTTAGATTTCGAATGCTGTTATAAATCATTTCTGTTGCAAACATATTCTTTGAAATCTTATCTTCAAAAATTCCTCGTTGCGTTTCTTCAACTGCCAGTTTAGATAAATGCACATGATTTTCTAAGGAAGTAAGCGCCATTTGCTTCACAATTTCATCGACCTTTTCTTGATTGAAACTGCGGAATTCTGTTAACGCTTTTGCTCCTTGTTGGGCAAGACGGTCAACCATCATTTCCGTTTGTTTTTCTTCTAACACCTTTTCTGCAACTGCCATGGTAAAAAACCTCCCGTTTATTTACTAGCCTTTTATGTACCGTCTAAAAATATATCAATAGACAAGCTAGAAATTTGTAGAAAGATGTGGTGAAAAATGCAGAATTTCTGCATTAAGGTAAAAGTTCAAAGAATGTTCAGAAATTTATCTAAGATAACCTAAATGAAAAAATAAATATTTTTTTGCTGTATAATGTTATACAATTAAGTTTATTCGTTCTACTATCGAAAAACGTAAAAAAGGAAGGTAATTTATGTCATATGGTTCTGAAAATATTACTAGAATACATCTAGATGATAAAGAAGTTATCTTAATAGGCACTGCTCACGTGTCAAAATACAGTGCGGAGCAAGTAAAAGAAGTGGTTGAAATGGAAAAACCTGACTCTATATGTGTAGAATTAGATGAGCAAAGATATCAATCAATTATGGATAAAAATAAGTGGAAAGAGATGGATATATTTAAGGTAATTAAAGAAAAGAAAGCAACGTTACTTTTAATGAATCTGGCAATCTCTTCCTTTCAGAATCGGATGGCAAAAGAATTAGGGGTTAGTGCAGGACAGGAGATGATTCAAGGGATTGAGTCAGCTAAAGAAACTGGTGCAAATCTTGTTCTTGCCGATCGTAACATTCAAATCACCTTCTCCCGTATCTGGGGAAATATTGGGTTAAAAGGGAAAATAATGCTTCTAGCACAGATTTTTGCGAGTATTTTCACTAAGGGAAGCATTTCAGAAGAAGAACTGGAAAAGATGAAGAACCAGGATACAATTAACGCGATCCTTACTGACTTTACTGATGTCTTCCCAAGATTGAAGAAACCATTAATTGATGAACGTGACCAGTATTTAGCCCAGAAAATAAAAGAGGCTCCAGGAAAAAAGATCGTTGCTGTTTTAGGAGCTGCACATGTTCCTGGAATAATGAAAGAAATAACCAAAGAACAGGACCTAGAGCGTTTAAGAGAGGTTCCTCCCAAATCCAAAACCCCTAAAGTTATTGGCTGGACGATTCCAATCCTGATAATAGCGATTATAGCCTATACTTTTTATACCAATCCTGCAGCTGGTGCACAGCAAACACTCAGTTGGGTGCTATGGCATGGAACTTTCTCCGCACTAGGAACGGCAATCGCCTTTGGACATCCGCTGACCATACTTACAGCTTTTGTTGTCTCACCGATAACTGCCTTGGACCCAATTACCGCAGCCGGCTGGTTTGCTGGAATTGTCCAAGCATATATCCGCAGGCCAAGTGTAAGCGATTTTGAAAACCTGGCAGAAGATGTGACAAGTGTGAAAGGGTTTTGGAGTAATAAGGTAACCCGTATTCTGCTTATTGTTGTATTGGCAAACCTAGGAAGTACGATTGGAACGGTAATCGGCGGAGCAGATGTCGTTCGTTTATTCTTTGAGAATATATAATTTCAAAATAATAATGGTGATGGAGAAGAAATCCTTCAACATTATCCTCTCTAAATTAACCGTAAAAACCGTAGGTAAAAATTACCTAACGGTTTTTTTTTGCTTAAATATACGAATATTACCATCAATATTTTTGGCAAAACAATCAAAACTAAGAAGGCAAAACAATACTTTTGCAAGGGGGTAAATAATTTGATAAAGAAGCCTATAGGCATACTTATAACTGCAGTAATGACGATAGGACTTACCGCATGTAATAACAATGGAGATAATGCAGCAGGTGACAACCGTACTGCAAGGGTAGATAGGAACAAGACAACAATGAATGTTGGTAATGGCAGAAATGTTCGAAATAACGACAATTATTATAACAATCGCTATAATGCTGATGGCACTCGCGGCGGCATATTGCTTGGAAATGGACGAGATGATGGAATTGACCATAACGGTCCATTAACCGAGGATTATTCAAATAACGATAACAGTGATAGTGATATTGTCCGCGGGAGAAATGTAAACAATAATAATTACCGTAGAAATAACGATCGTACCGGGTATAACGTAAACAATCCTGGTACCAACCGAAATGGTTTTAATGTGAACAATGAAAATAAAAGACGGAACAATGTAAACATTAATCGAGATCGAAACAACAACATTGTTGGGACCAATAACTTTGACCAATCAAAATTAATGGTTAATGACCATGATAGTAATATGATCGGTATTTCAGCCGATTCAACAACGATCAATAGTAAACAATATCCACATACAAGAGCGATACTGATTCAGGAAGCAAAGTATAAGTATATTCCCTTTGGTTCGGTTCAATGGTATCAATATGGGACGAACCAACAAGGAAACCAACAACAGCAACAAGGACAAAAACCAACAACTGAAGCACCAAAACAACAAGCACCAATAGCACAAGCGCCCGCGCCGAAACCGGCAGCACCAACACCAGCAGCGCCCGCACCGAAACCGGCAGCACCAGCACCAGCAGCTCCTGCGCCAAAACCAGCTACGCCGGCACCAGCACCAGCCGGAGAAGCTAGTCAATATGTACAACAAGTAATTAATCTAACAAATGCTGAGCGGAGCAAAAAAGGGCTTCCTGCATTAAAGGCAGATACTCAGCTTAACGGTGTGGCTCAAAAGAAGTCAGTCGATATGCAGCAAAACAATTATTTCTCACATACGAGTCCAACGTATGGATCTCCCTTTGACATGATGAGAGACTTTGGCGTGACATATAAATCAGCGGGAGAAAACATTGCCCAGGGACAACGAACACCACAAGAAGTCGTAACTGCTTGGATGAACAGTGAAGGTCATCGCAAAAACATCCTAAGCGGAAACTTTACTCATATTGGAGTAGGGTTTGAAAAGACAGGAAACCACTGGACACAAATGTTTATCGGCAAGTAAAGAGCAATATAAAAAGGCAGGAATCCGAAAGGGATTCCTGTCTTTTATCAAGCTGAGTTATTTAAAAACATTAAAGTCATAATAAATGATGTTCATTAATGTCAGGTTATTTTAAATTTTTTATATTATAACCCATCTTTTTTAATTTCCTGTAAAGGGTGCTACGGCTCATTTTTAATTCCTTTGCAGCATTTGAGACATTCATATGGGAACGTTTCAAAGCAGATAAAATCCATTCTAACTCAGCCAGATTTACTGGGTTCATGCTTGTTGTATCATTAGGTAAGGTTGGTTTTGAATAAAAATGTTTTGGAAGATTTTCAGGTGTAATGATACCATTGGCCGAAAAATTGACTGCATATTCTATCACATTCTCCAATTCGCGAATATTTCCTGGCCAAGAATAATTTCTTAAAATTCGCATTGCTTCGGTAGTTATATGATAAGGACCGTGGTGTTTTTTTACTTTCAGCTTTTGAACAAAATTTTCAACCAGTAAAGGAATATCATCTGAACGGTGACGTAAAGAAGGTAACTCAATATGAATGACATTGAGACGGTAGTAAAGATCCTTACGAAATTTCTT from Neobacillus sp. FSL H8-0543 includes:
- the miaB gene encoding tRNA (N6-isopentenyl adenosine(37)-C2)-methylthiotransferase MiaB, encoding MNEKQRLEQTSQIKTDKSSSDRKSAEKDYSKYFDFSGAKVVKQEEGKTTYRITGRDITINDAPNLAEGKRRGKEQVNFVNDFSIPEDFKGMGNGRKFLIRTYGCQMNEHDTEIMAGIFLALGYEPTDNTEDANVILLNTCAIRENAENKVFGELGHLKSLKLEKPDLLIGVCGCMSQEESVVSKILKTYQQVDMIFGTHNIHRLPNILHEAYMSKEMVVEVWSKEGDVIENLPKVRRGKIKAWVNIMYGCDKFCTYCIVPFTRGKERSRLPGEIIQEVRQLAAQGYKEVTLLGQNVNAYGKDLEGVKYGLGDLMDELRKIDIPRIRFTTSHPRDFDDHLIEVLAKGGNLMNHIHLPVQSGSTDVLKIMARKYTREQYLELVTKIKAAIPDVSLTTDIIVGYPNETDEQFEETMSLYREVGYELAYTFIYSPREGTPAAKMQDNVPIEVKKERLQRLNALVNELSLEAMKKHEGQIVEVLVEGESKNNPEVLAGYTTKSKLVNFVAPKEVIGKVVKVKITEARTWSLNGEMVEELEPVEVK
- a CDS encoding RicAFT regulatory complex protein RicA family protein — encoded protein: MAKYTKDDIVARAKELANMIAETEEVDFFKRAEAQIHVNTKVSTLISDIKGLQKQAVNLQHYGKPEALKKVENKIASIEQELDEIPVVQEFKQSQIEVNELLQLIATTISNKVTDEIIESTGGDVLRGETGAQVKNGGSCGGHDHDHNHDH
- a CDS encoding outer spore coat protein CotE encodes the protein MGEYREIITKAVVAKGRKFTQSNHTISPAHSPTSILGCWIINHKYNAKKVGKTVEIHGSYDINVWYSFNDNTKTEVVTERVQYTDVIKLKYRDHDCLDDDEICAKVLQQPNCCEAVISPNGNRIIVHVEREFLVEVIGETKVCVAVNPKGCSSDDEDWGLDVDDEEFEELNPDFLVGSEEE
- a CDS encoding GNAT family protein is translated as MKFPALETQRLKLVEITYNHVESLFEVLSLEEVTKYYGTDPFTSRGEAIKLIDLFQKIFFEKRGIRWGIVLKHNYKLIGTLGLNNLQLNNKRAEIGYEIHPYYWRKGLTTEAIREVLRYGYEELALFRIGAVVYPENEASLTLLNKFGFTNEGLLRAYMYQNNQLYDTYILSLLRPEWEKGQEE
- a CDS encoding serine/threonine protein kinase, yielding MEIERYTKLIGKELLPHIQLLTQGPFDPIIVENHSHSWKTIGSGNYAGVFSHDANPKWVVKVYGRSPEALKKEIEVYEKLGKHSTFSTLIGYGENYLILKRIKGITLFNAVVKGVPIPESVIKDVDKGLDYARGVGLNPFDVHGKNIVMFDGRGYIVDVSDFYKQGTCRKWADLKKAYYKIYRPFLYRFHPSIPYFLLDFVRKGYRLYRKIKKD
- the adhE gene encoding bifunctional acetaldehyde-CoA/alcohol dehydrogenase — protein: MAVAEKVLEEKQTEMMVDRLAQQGAKALTEFRSFNQEKVDEIVKQMALTSLENHVHLSKLAVEETQRGIFEDKISKNMFATEMIYNSIRNLKTVGIISKNELEGTFEIAEPVGVIAALVPVTNPTSTVIYKSLISLKTRNPIIFAFHPMGHHSGRATAKLLKDAAIRAGAPENCIQWVETTSLSAINMLMRHPKVSLILATGGSSMVKAAYSSGKPAIGVGPGNVPCYFEKTANIKSSVQDLLLSKTYDNGMICASEQALIIDKEIYTEVVIEMIANNCYFLNEEEKLKLEKIAIKEDTLSLNPAVVGLPAYKIAGMAGIEVPLETKILVVELDGVGPKYPLSCEKLSPILACYKAHSLEEGLKFAEETLEYGGLGHTASIHTANQAVIERYAIQMRAGRILVNTPSAQGATGNVYNDFLPTLTLGCGTYGGNSVSTNVGALNLINIKKAAKRNVNAQVLRTPPQIYYKKNSVQALELIPGIKKAFIVTSPSSMNNGYVDKVLHYLKKRPDFIRFDVYSEVEPDPCIESVIKGAELMRNSQPDVIIALGGGSVMDAAKGMWVFYEQPEAAFNSLKQKFLNPRKRVVTFPKLRGKAKLIAIPTTSGTGSEVTSFTVISDKQGNIKYPLSDPELLPDIAIIDPQFVMTVPKHITADTGMDVLTHAIEAFVSVVSNDFSDGQIIKAIQLVFEYLPRAYRNGEDELAREKMHYASTMAGMAFNNAYLGINHSLAHAVGAEFNIAHGRANSLFLPHVIRFNAKNPTKFTPFAGYDHYIAAERYAELAKMLGFPSKTTEEGVESLIKAIVSLAEELDMPMSMEECGVDQAEFESKICELALHAFNDPDTNVNPKRPLMRELADLLHLAYKKI
- a CDS encoding TraB/GumN family protein, whose translation is MSYGSENITRIHLDDKEVILIGTAHVSKYSAEQVKEVVEMEKPDSICVELDEQRYQSIMDKNKWKEMDIFKVIKEKKATLLLMNLAISSFQNRMAKELGVSAGQEMIQGIESAKETGANLVLADRNIQITFSRIWGNIGLKGKIMLLAQIFASIFTKGSISEEELEKMKNQDTINAILTDFTDVFPRLKKPLIDERDQYLAQKIKEAPGKKIVAVLGAAHVPGIMKEITKEQDLERLREVPPKSKTPKVIGWTIPILIIAIIAYTFYTNPAAGAQQTLSWVLWHGTFSALGTAIAFGHPLTILTAFVVSPITALDPITAAGWFAGIVQAYIRRPSVSDFENLAEDVTSVKGFWSNKVTRILLIVVLANLGSTIGTVIGGADVVRLFFENI
- a CDS encoding CAP domain-containing protein; protein product: MIKKPIGILITAVMTIGLTACNNNGDNAAGDNRTARVDRNKTTMNVGNGRNVRNNDNYYNNRYNADGTRGGILLGNGRDDGIDHNGPLTEDYSNNDNSDSDIVRGRNVNNNNYRRNNDRTGYNVNNPGTNRNGFNVNNENKRRNNVNINRDRNNNIVGTNNFDQSKLMVNDHDSNMIGISADSTTINSKQYPHTRAILIQEAKYKYIPFGSVQWYQYGTNQQGNQQQQQGQKPTTEAPKQQAPIAQAPAPKPAAPTPAAPAPKPAAPAPAAPAPKPATPAPAPAGEASQYVQQVINLTNAERSKKGLPALKADTQLNGVAQKKSVDMQQNNYFSHTSPTYGSPFDMMRDFGVTYKSAGENIAQGQRTPQEVVTAWMNSEGHRKNILSGNFTHIGVGFEKTGNHWTQMFIGK